In the Triticum aestivum cultivar Chinese Spring chromosome 2B, IWGSC CS RefSeq v2.1, whole genome shotgun sequence genome, ACGTTTTTTGGCATGTCCAAATTTGTCAGAGCCCCATGCTTTGAAATAAGACTTGAACCTCTTAAGTTTAATATACAAAATGTCAATGGGGTCCGACGCTGCAACCTTCCTACTCCAAATCTTAGTCACCAGGGGAAGGAACCTATCATCTTTCACCCATGAGAGATCGAAACGAAACTCTCGAGCCTTGGTGGGTTCTCTCATCTCCTCATCAGTGTACAAAAGAAGAGGGTTGTGGTCAGAAAGCTCTCTGACCAATTTTCTTAAACATGCCAATGGGAATAAGCGTTCCCAGGAGTCAGAGATGAGTACCCTATCCAACTTCTCAAGAGTAGGATGTGACTGGTTATTGGACCAAGTATATCGGCCCCCACTCATATACATCTCTCTAAGGCCAAGAGTGTTGATAATAGCATTAAACAGATCCGTAGATTTAGAATGCTGCATTTTCTTGTTCTTATCACCGTTGTGCCTAAGTATATTAAAATCCCCTCCAACTATATAGGCTAATTTTGCATTATGACAGAACAAAGCTAGTTCTCTCAGGAACTCCTCTCTATACTCCTCATGAGCCGAACCATACACCACTAGAAAACTCCAGGTTGTTTTGTCCTTAACATTCCTGACATCCATCTGCAGTACATACCTGCCCCTAGTGCACCCCAATAACTCCAGGGTGTTGTTACGAATGCCACACAAAATACCACCAGATCTACCCACAGCAGGCACCCATTCCCAATGGAAAGTGCCAAAGGGGTCAAATTTCCTGGTCAGTTTAGGGGGAAAATCTCTCTTCAGAGTCTCTTGCAAACCCAGGAAGTCAATGGAATGGTCACTAATTATGTCAGAGAGGCAGGTGGCCATTCCCTTTTTGCCCACCCCTCTGCAGTTCCAAATGAGGCCTCTCATTTAGAACGATTGGTTTGTTTTCTGGTTCTGGTGGCCCTACCAGGGAGCAGGGTAGAGCCACCTACCTCAATATCAATCTCACCCTTCTTCTTCTGACTCCTAGTCACAGGCCTAGGGAGTCTAATCTCAACTTTCTTCCTATTCTTCTTGGAGGATTTAGATTTAACCAGTTTCTCATTAATGACCTCATCCTCATCTAGCCAGGTCAAGTTCAAAGGGGTATCTTTACCCAAACCATTGGTAATGAACATATCATCCCCCCTGATCATCTATAGGCTTGTTGTTTTTATCTACCAGATTAATTCTAACTGATTCCAACTCTCTCAGGATATCAACACAAGAAAAGTCATTATCCGGAATTAACACCCCCATCTTAGAAGCACGACTAATAATTTCATTGTCAGCCAAAACAGCAAATACATTGTGATTAACAGTGCCAGTGTGAATGCAATTAGCTTATGACTGGAAGTGGTGAATGCAATTCATGTGGTCAGCGGTGTGTGCCATCTTCCAAGAGATCCATCTTCGTTGGCGGAGCTTCAGCCTTGTCAATTTTGTCCATAAAGGAAGATCATCAAATCATACACGTCCTGTACGTCTCACCTTCCTCCATTTACTGGCCCATACTTTCGACATAGCCGTCCGGTACGTGTCACCTTCCTCCATTGGCACGAGACTCGTCTCACTCGGTGCTGCCATGTGGAGATGGTCGTAGAAGACGAGACAGATTTTCGACAACAATGAACAAAGACGACCATGGCGGATAATTAGTTGACGGCCAGCGCGTCCAATTACGAGCGCACGGCTCGGCTACTCAGCTGCCTCACGCATGCTCTCTTCTAGTGGATCAGGTGGCGGTCTGAACCTGAACGGGAAAGCAACGTGGTTTTCCACGGGAAGAAATGGCTGGTGAGCCACGGTCCCGAGTCCTGACTTGGCAATACGGTGATGAGCACCCAGATTCAGAAGCAGCACAGGAGCTACAAGAGCCATGGTGCCGTACGTTCATACTCCAAAAACATCCGTCATGTTTCATCGAACGCATGCCTAACTTTCAGCAGTGGTTTTCCACGAGTATTTTAATTGGATTCTTCACCGAATTCACGACCCAAATCATCTGGCGAAACCCCGATCAAGCCGCCAGTAGGATAGGTAaagaaaatactactccctccattccacaatgtagtgcttcctctatcctcgtgcttcaactttgaccgtaaatttagcCAACGAGACCgtttgcggcgggagcaaaagttataccacTGAATTCGTGTTCAAAAGAAGCTTTCAATCATgtaattttttctcccgccgcagtcggtctcgtgggttaaatttatggtcaaagttggacctcgggaagcgcgAGCGCACTatatttcggaatggagggagtatagtaTAGTAGTAGGACGGTAATCGTAGGCTATTGTTTTCCTGCATCGAGACTCGAGAGTCCAAAACATGGACGTAACAATATTATTCAGCAGTGAGATCAGCACTCTAGGAAGGAAccgaggaaggttcctccttgatGGATAGCCCCGGTCCCGTTACCTCATTTGTGCGTGGCACTAGCTCTAGCTACGTACCCCAAAATTTAGGATCTACCTGGCGTGCTTAAGCAGATCCCGAATTACAGGTGCTACACTACATAGAGCGCTCTCATAACGCATTTTCTATACAGCAGCCTGCCACTTGTTGACAGTGATCACTTTATATTCTTGTTGCCTGCCTTGCGACATGCAGCGCATGCAGGATATATCTGATCTTACGTGGCCAGATCTCCGGACAACTGCCCTCTTTGACTTACATCGTACACACGCCTTTTGTTTACAGTATCCGACATAGACAAACTGTGCAACACTAGTCGCCACGACGGCAGAATGGAAGGAAAATTCGTAGCTTCCGCGGCACCTCTCGCTCGTGCCCTGTCAATCTGTCATGGAGTACGACCACGGACTGGCCGTGCCCTCTACTCCTCTATATATACCTCACCAAGGGAAGACACCAACATAGTTTCTGAGTTCTTACTTCTGGCCACAACATCATCCATCACAGCCACCAGTCTATCCTAGGTAACTAGCTAACAGAGCTTGTATCGAGAAAATCTATCTGATGGGGAGGTCGCCGTGCTGCTGCCGCGACGCCGACGTGAAGAAAGGGCCATGGACGGAGGAGGAGGACAAGACGCTGGTGGAGCACATCAAGAAGCACGGCGGGAAGGTCGGCAGCTGGCGCGGCCTGCCCAAGTCCGCCGGCCTCAACCGCTGCGGCAAGAGCTGCCGCCTCCGGTGGACCAACTATCTCCGCCCCGACATCAAGCGCGGCAACTTCACCGACGAAGAGGAGCGCCTCATCATCACCCTCCACGCCGGCCTCGGCAACAAGTACGTTGTTCACGTCAAACCCAACTGCTCCACACACACAGAGCTTAGCCGCCATGCATGCACTGTCAATTTCCTCCAGCTGGACCTTTTGCCATAATTGTTAGTCTTCAAATGACACTGACATGGATAAATTATTGTTGCACGTTAGGTGGTCGACGATCGCGACGCACCTGGAGGGCCGGACAGATAACGAGATCAAGAACTACTGGAACACGCACATCCGCAAGAAGCTCCTGCGCATGGGCGTCGACCCAGTGACGCACCAGCAGCTGCCACCCGACCAGAGCCACCGCCACCTCAACGCCACCTCCATCGCCCACCTCCCCGAGGCGCTCCTCTGGGCCACGGCAGCCGCGAGCCTCAGCAGCCTGGACACCGGCGTCCTCATGCAGGCGCAGCTCCTACAGCAGCTCATCCCGGCCATTGGATCCAACTATGGCACCAGCGGCCTCATCGCCAACCTAGCTGCAGCAAACGCAATGCAAAACTCAAGCGGTAGCATGGTTCCGAACCTTCTACTGGAGGACCAGATGAACTGCCTGCAGCCGGGTTACCTCTGCAACACCTCCAATTTTGCAGAGCAGCAcgtggtgcaggagcagctgaccAACGACACGTCTCCGGGAACGAGCTCCTTTGCAGCAGCTGAACAGGCTGATGAGCTCTGCAACACTGCAGCTTCATTTGCATCGCATCATGTTGCACCTGTGGGTGACTCCGCGGGTGACTGGTCGCCGGCGCAGGAGTTCGCTGGCTTGCTGGAGCCCATGATGGAGCTTCCCGATCTGCGCTCTCTGGAAAGTGATTCTTTCTGGAAGGAAATACTGGAGGACAGCTACCGTTTGTAGATTGTTCCTTCCGGCTGAAACAAATATGGTGTGTATGATAATTTTGTACAGTGTTAGATCTATCGTAAAGGTGTAGATGAGAAGATAAAACATGATGCATTGATTTGTTTATGTGTTGATTGTGCTTCTTCCAATAGATTTGTTGGTCAAGTTGAAAGGTTGTCAATTGCTGATTTAATGTGACCCATGCCCCTTAAAAGTTAAGATGTTGCCACTAATTAAGATGGCAGACAACTGAAACACTTTTGTCGCAATGATCGTGGTGCTTATTGGATATAATTTGATTATGGTTGGAGCTTAGCAATATATACTGCAATGAAATGTTATACTAGTTTACACAGCCCATGTTAGCTAATACATGGACAGAGCTAAGGTGTCACAAAAAGCGAAGTAGATTTCATTTTCAATGTTTTCTTTTCAAGGAATCGGCAAGAACACCACCTTTCCATAAGAAGAAAAGGAGGATTTATGTACAGAGGGGACTAGTTTTTGAAGGAAACTAGCCGAAACCCTATGTTTTTTTGGAACGAAGACGCTAGACACGTtcgactttaaattaataaagccaccaggcagcatCCACAAGGTTCAGATAACTTACACAACCACATAGTTCAAACAGGCCCCAAGGCCAACATGAGCGTTACATAACAAGGTCCAAACTAAGGTGACAAGACATGGAATAATATAGGCGAACTAAAGCATCACTCCTTGCCTCCCCAAAACGCAATTGACGCCAACAAAGCCAAGATCCAGCTACGAAGAGTGGTGGAGCCTCGAGATATTGTTGCTGATCTTCTCCATCATGGCCCTCATGTGTTCAGCATCACGTTGTTGCCCCTACGGTGTCCACATCTGATACTTCCAGGTTCTTGTCGGCGATGTGGAGCTTGGCGCTTTCCATGGACGACATGACGCCCAGCTTGGCCTTGGCCCTGGCGCTGGGCTCCCGCTGCACCACCGGGGTCGCCTTGGAGCGCTTGGCCTTGACACCCGCGCCCGACGCTGCCAACACCGTCCCAAGCTCCCCCCGCAGAAAAGCCGCCGCAGCAGGGGCTGAAACCCTATGTTTCCAATAATGTATCCACCTTCCATACTGTTTCTTGTAAATATGTTTGTAGGGAATGGTTTTAAGCAGTGATTTAGATAAATCCTCCTTTCGTAAAGACTTATTTCTGGATTAAATTTGTTCATGATGTGTTTTCTTACCTGCCGTAGCTTCCTAAAAACAGTTCAACTAAGAATCATATATTTTCTAGCAACTTATGACGATCTTGAAGTCAGATTTAGCACAATACCATTTTGAATAGAACAACATTTAATTATTAGACAATTTTACATGATGGCCACAGTCAACATGACATGGTGCATCCGGTTGGACAACCACTAAATGTGTTTGGAAACATAACAAAGAATTAATTGGGCTAAATCCATTCACTCAAAAAAATGTACTAAATCCATTGTAGCGACGTTACACAAAAATAAAACGTGCTTCAGCATGTTGCTTTGTCACAAATATTAGATTCATTTTGTTGAACTATTTGCACCCTAACTGAAAAAAATGTTCTACAAAAACAATTAatgaacatcaacatatatatgtaGAGAGGACTAAATTTAGAAATTTTTGCGGTCCAGTCGATGTAATAGGAAAGCTCGAGATATTAATTAAGGGTGATCTAATaatctacttcctccgtcccaggttacaagtcctacgcgtatacctagattgccaattttatcaccctaatataaactatataacacaaaaattataccttttgaaaatagaacatctgaagtttattttgatatattttttgtaatatatgacttgtatcaGGTTGgttaaattgacgacctaggggtacgcgcacgccctgtaaactgagagagagggagtatcaGACTTGCATTTTATGGACGTACACTATCCCATAGATGCATTGTCCTATTTCTCTCTGATACAAAATTGGGGTAGGAAGTTGTTTGTGCAGTGTTGAAAGGTGATGGAGCTTGGACTTCAAAAGAAACTTGATGGAGCTAGCTCAAGCACCTTGAGACCGACGCGCGGCCTTCATAAAGAAATGATGATTTGGCGCTCAAGCTGATCGAGCCCTACAAGAGCAGCAACAAGGTCGTTTAGTAGTTAGGAATTGGGTAGGTTAAAGGCTTGCTCGATGTTTGAAGCCATTGACTTGTTCCAACAAAATAAGGAAACAGACGGAGCATCGAGGTGAGTGATCAATGATCATCGTTGGGTTTTCTGATCTTAGACCTTTAAGGAAGTCATTTGTGCATTCCAATGGATAATGACGGGTATCATCTTTTAAGTAGAAAGTCAAAAGATTCTTTTTACTTTCGCTGCTCGTGCCAAGTTAGTTGATGATATTGTTTCCTTTGGGTTTTTGGAGCTGAATAGGAAACGGAGTGGAACAATTGAACTCGGTACACGTTTTGCTAGTGTGAATATGAGCGAACTGACACGGATCGAGCCGCTGGTCACATTGAGTAATTCTGGCCAACGAAGTAAGAGGTGAAAATGGTGAATCTAAACTGAATTATGATGAGGTGCcatagaattaaatgaaaaaaGAGAGACTTACTTATCATATTAAATAATGTGCTACTTTATGTCATGACAATAAATATAGTCATGTACGATACCAATATATGATATCATGCATTacagatgtagtatcatacactagtattatATGCATGATATTAGTTTATGATACTCCCTATTACAACCAGCCTTACAAAGACGTGTTCGTTGTGAGAAAGATGCCAGTCTTGGAGCATGACAGATAACTAGACGCCACCACGTCCGGGTGCATGCGCCTGGCTCGGCTACACGGGTTCTTCTAGTGGATCAGGTGGCGGTCTGAACAGGAAGGCGACGTGGTTTTCCATGGGAAGAAATGGTTGATGAGGCCCCGAGTCCTGGCACGGGAGCCATGTCCCGTGGAAAATCTTTTCTTTTTTAAACGGCGACAAAAGCTTTGCCGCATCTCATTAATAAAGAAAAAGAGAATTGCTCGGTTAATTATGGAAAACCGGGCAAAAATCGCTACATCCCGTGAAGGGGCACATTGGCCAACCTGGCTATCCACACAAGACACACACGCTGCCTAGAGAGTAGCACCATCGAGGCGGACTACATGTGTCATCGTCATGACTCCTCCGCGAGCCAGCGACTCCAACTTCACCCGCAAATCCCAATCGGTGAGGCACACACCGCAACAACCTGCACCAAGTCCACATCGACCTATGCCAAACAGTTGGCCACCAGGAGCATCGACGAGACAACTCTGACTTTGGTGAAGACCAAAAGCAGAAGAAATATGCAGGGCTCGCACCAACGAAGACCTCCTCGAAGACCACCGAGCATCTGCCATTGTTGCCACCTAGGCACTTCCAAGGCAGCTTCGACTCTGCGACGCCATAGCGAAACCAAGAGAAAACCAATCGGACACGCCGGAAAGAGCCGACTATCTAAGCCCTGCCGCGACTCTGCACCGCTCACCACCAGCATCGTTGCCAAACAGGTCATCAGCTAGAACCTCCATATCGCCAATTGACCGCTACCAATTGCGATAATGGGTATGTCCAGCCTTGAGAAAGCACGGAAGGAGTCACCATCTTCAAGACGACGCCCTCAGGAGGGTAAGCGACGTCCACGGACGCTGGGTCATTAGACTTTCGCCCGGAGCAACCCAGATCCCGCACCCCACGCAATCCGACAGCAGCGCCGTTGACCTGCAAACCCGCTGGCCCAAACACCTCCAACGTGACCGGCGGCGCCACCACCACGCCAGAGCCACCTTCCTCGCCGCCAACTGAAGCCAGCGGGCCAGATCGGGCGCAGACTAGATCTAGCGCCCAAGCATCCGCACGCCGTCGCCGCAACCTCGGCCGGCCAAGCTCCAGGCCACACCATGCCACACACCACCAAAAGCAGGATGGGGCTGCCACCCCACCCTGATGTGCCAAGAGCACAGGAGACTCGCCGGTGCCGCCACACCGGCCGGATGGCCGAAAAAACCGCCAGCCAAGGAGGCACTACAGGGGCTGACGGCGGAGGAGCACGAGATGGAGCAGAGGGTCGCCGGGGAGCGCCGCGATGGCCGCAGCGCCGAAGGCCGAGCCTCCCCCACCTGGAGCCCTCGCCGTCGAGAACGACGCCACGCGCGCTAGAGGCAAGCCCCGCCACAGCCGTCTGCCGCGCGGGCTTCACCCGACAGTTTCCTCCAGCGGCGGTGCGACAGGAGGAGCCGGGGACAGGGAGTGGCGTCGCGGCGGGCTAGAGTTCCCCCGAGTCGCctgggaggcgacgcgggggtcggGCTGTGTCATGTGTGTCCCACCCTCGCAGCTTCGGTCCCGTGGAAAATCTGACGACGAGAGAACGCTACAAGAGCCATGGTCATTGGCACTCAGATTCAAAAGCGGCACACGAAATTGCTTCACACACAATAGTTGATGCACGATCGGCGAACGACACTTGCTCCCCTACAGCGCTAGCATCAGCTAAGGAAAAAACAGTTGCTTCCTGCGTTCACAGGCAGCTGCCAAGTAAGATCGTGCAAGAGTCGGCCACAAATATGTCGTCTGTATAGCAGCGCCGAAGCAGCACAGGAGCTACCAAGAGCCACGGTGCCGTACGTTTAtgtctcctttggttcataggaataagaaaatcatagaaaataagaTGATATACATCTCAATTCCTATAGTGAAAGGCAtatcatttgatgcataggatatgcatttttttcattgagtctagattaatgttttatttctttgaaatgtgaaggattgTTCATATCCTACATAGGCATAGGAATTCATTCCTATATATAGACCAAAAGGCTTCGTTGAAATTTTTCCTTTAAAAATCATATCCTATGAAATTACAACAAGATTTCTATAAACCAAAGAAGGCCTTACTTGAAAAAAAAAACATCGGCCATTTTCAGGCTTGCCTAACCTTTTGGAGCAGGTTTCCCACGAGTATTTCAATTGGATTCTTCATCAAATTCTGACCCAAATCATTTAGCGAAACCTCAATCAAACCGCCAGTAGGATTAGTGAAGAAAAAATAGTATAGTAGTAAGATGAGAATTCTTGCGTCGATCCAGAGACCAACACATGGACGTAATTTGGAGCATACTATTGTAGCCATGCATTATTCAGCAGTGAGATCACTGTGCCGATCAGCACTCCAAGGAAGGAACCGAGGAAGGTTCCTCCTTCGTGCGTGTCATAAGTTACGTACCCTAAAATTAAGGATCTACCTGGCGTGCTTAACCCAATCCTTATTTACAGGTGCTAC is a window encoding:
- the LOC123041997 gene encoding transcription factor MYB41-like, which encodes MGRSPCCCRDADVKKGPWTEEEDKTLVEHIKKHGGKVGSWRGLPKSAGLNRCGKSCRLRWTNYLRPDIKRGNFTDEEERLIITLHAGLGNKWSTIATHLEGRTDNEIKNYWNTHIRKKLLRMGVDPVTHQQLPPDQSHRHLNATSIAHLPEALLWATAAASLSSLDTGVLMQAQLLQQLIPAIGSNYGTSGLIANLAAANAMQNSSGSMVPNLLLEDQMNCLQPGYLCNTSNFAEQHVVQEQLTNDTSPGTSSFAAAEQADELCNTAASFASHHVAPVGDSAGDWSPAQEFAGLLEPMMELPDLRSLESDSFWKEILEDSYRL